Within the Nitrospira sp. genome, the region GGCGCCCACTTGCCGCTTCGCCCAGGCAGAGCCGCTCCACACACTTGCGCCCGACTTGGTTTCCATCAGCTTGGAGGAGATGTCGCCTCTCACTTCGGTGCGTACACCGCCCTGAAGCTTTGTGATGTCTGCGACGCGGATATCGGTCTTTGGTTCGGAATAGACGAGGTAGCCGATAAACACGGCGTTGACGTGATACTTCTTGCCGATCTTCGTCAATGCCTCCGCGTCCAACTGACTGGCCCCCACGGATTCCAGCACCGCCAGGCGGTTGCCCAGTTCGAGGAGGGGCGTGCCGGGCACGGCACCCTGGATCTGCTCCTGGAATTGCTGTGTGGCGTAGGTGCTCATAGCGTGGTCAGAATTCGAATCGAATGTGACAACGCCGATCGTGCCGTAGGACTTCAGATCCATGCGTGGCGGCACAGGGACAACGACCGTCTTGGAGCATCCCCACTGGGCGACCAGAAGTAGCAGCATGGCACATGCAGCATATCGTGGCATCGGCATGTCCTCCTTCTCTGTGACGGCACCGGAGCAGGTATAGTAAGTATAGCTGAGGCTGCGGAGGCGTATGGTGTTACAGCGGGACAGTGCTCACTTGGGCTTTGGACCTGCCCCCCTAGCTGCCCCGACGAGGCAGCCTAGAAACTAGAGATCCGTCACCTTCCAAGCGAGTTCATGTCAAAATAGTCTCAAGAACCTGACCGGTGGTCGGGGTCATTGAACATGGGGCCGTCCCGGCCGAGCGTCCGAATGAGGTGAAGGAGAACGGATGATGACGAAGGGAAATGCGAACGTGAAGCCGAGCCGCTCAGCCATTTCAGCAGAAGCCGTCAGTGCCATCGGGCGTGGGGATCTCGTTCACGCTATCAGGCTCACGCGTGAACAAACCGGCCTAGGACTGAAAGAGGCTAAAGAGCTTGTCGAGACACACGGCCGAGATGACACACACCCGAACACGTCGGGAGGGTCGAGTTCCGTTGTGGCGACGGAGGCGGTCGTCGCACTACAGAAGGGCAAGCTGATTGACGCGGTCAAGGCGTTCCGGGAGAGGAACGGCGGGGGCTTGAAGGATGCGAAAGAAGCGGTAGAACGATACCTTGACGAACATCCGCTGACGAAACGGCAGTTCCGTGAAGCCGCCTTACGTGATCGAAGACGAATTGGTATGATCATCCTGGCCTTGCTCGTCGCTTTGGCTCTGGGCTATGTACTGGCGACCGGACAGCCAGGCTGATGGGTGCGGGAAAGCGCCGCTGATTCTCGAAAGGTTTTTGGAGGCGTGTTCGACGTGCATGCATTCAGGGGGAGCGACCGTACCCTAACCATTTTCGGTCTCGTGACCACACTGAGACGCGAGGCCGGTTCGCAGTCATCCACATGAGAGTTCCGACCATGCCGGCCTGGCTCGTCCCCGCATTAAAGGCCGTCCTTCCGCACGTGGGCACCATCCTGTCCGCCGCGGCGCCCGTTCTCACCAAGAGGAGGACCGACTCGTCTGCCAGCCAGGCGTCGACGTTGCAACAGCAGATCGACGAATTACAGGCCGCCACACTCCAACACGATGCACAGATCAAGGAGATGGCCGGGCAAATCCGCACGACGCTCGAAGCACTGGAGCACGGCGAGGCTCTGGCAGAGCGCCGGTATCGCCGAATTTTAGCTGTGAGTCTTGCATCGGCGGTGGTGGCGACCGTGTCGATGGGGCTGGTCCTCACCCTCCTGCTCCGATGAAGGCTCCTTCGATATGGATATCTGCTGGGAAGAGGCCGTGCGGCGAGGCGACGGCGATGTCGTGCAGGATCTTATCGCTCGCGGAATCGACCTCGATGCGCGCGACCGCCACGGGCAATCGGGGTTGATGCTGGCCGCCCATGCAGGCCATTTAGGGGTTGTCCAGATTTTGATCGATGGTGGCGCGGATCTGAACATGACGGCCAAGGACGGGTTGAGCGCGTTGATGCTGGCGGTGGTTGCCGGGCATCAAGAAATCGCGCGGGCGCTGGTTCGGGCAGGCGCGGATGTGACGCTACGAGGCACGGGGGCACCAGGGTTTGCCGGCAAAACGGCCGCAGACTTGGCCACGGCTCGGGGGTGGCGCGAAGTGGTGAAAGGAAAGATGGACTTCAAGGCGGAGGGAAAATAGGTGTTCGCCGCGCTACGCCATGCACCATCATGGATAATGCGGGCTAGTCGACCTCTTGGAGTTTAAGGTAGTTGGTTCCGCCAGGGTAGCCAATGCTCGTCCCCGAGAGGATCACGACCCGCTCGCCGGTCTTGACGAGTCCTTCCCCTTTGACACGGCGAACGGCCTCATCCACCCGGGTATCCGTCTGATCGATGGGCATCATCGTGCGGGGAATCACACCCCAGTAGAGCGCCATTTGCCTCCTGACGAACTCGTGTGGCGTGAATGCGATGATCGGAGCAGCCGGACGCTGCTTCGAAATCAACTGAGCCGTCCGCCCCAGTTCGCTGAAGGCCACGATGGCACGGGCTCGGATCGAAGACACGGCGTAGAAGGCCGCGGTGCAAATGGCCTCTGGAATTGACTCGTTGTCTCGCTCGGGCTCTTGTCGCGACTTGGTCTCCGTTTCAGCCCCCGTTTCCGCGGCTCGGATAATGCGATCCATGACTTTGACCGACGCGTATGCGTGGGCACCCACCGCCGTCTCTGCGGACAGCATGACGGCATCGGTTCCATCCAAGACGGCGTTGGCGACGTCGGATGCCTCCGCTCTGGTCGGCCGTGGTTGCTGGATCATCGATTCGAGCATCTGCGTGGCGGTGATGACCAGACGGCGCCGGCGGTTGGCTTCCGCGATGATCCGTTTCTGCAACATCGGCACGAACTCGGGACCCATTTCGACCCCCAAATCTCCTCGGGCGATCATCACGCCGTCGGCCGCGTCGAGAATGGCGTCCAGGGCCGTCAGCGCTTCGGCGCGTTCGATTTTTGCGATGATGGGTTGGTGCCCTCCGCAGGCTTCCACCACGCGGCGCGCCATCCGGATGTCGTCCGGGCCTCGGACAAACGAGAGCGCGATGTAGTCGACCTGATGCGAGACGCCGAACCGGATATCATCCCGATCCTTATCAGTGAGCGCGGGGGCGCTGACGTCCGTGCCCGGGAGGTTGATTCCCTTATGCGATCCGATCCATCCTCCCGTTTCGACGAGGCAGTCAACGGCTCCCTCTCCGATTCTATCCGCTACCAGTTCGACGGAGCCATCGTTGATCAAGATTCGAGCGCCGGGACGGAGGTCCCGAGTCAGCGACTGATAGGCCACGGGGATCTCGATCACTTCGGAGTGGCCACGTGTGCCTGGATCGAGTGTTCGATCGGTGGTGGCGCCGGTCGGTCGCAGGCGGACGGTTTGGCCAGCCGTCACGTCGACGCCTGCCTCGGGTAACTCCCCTACGCGAAGACGCGGGCCCTGCAAGTCTTGGATGATCGCGACGGTGGTGCCTCGCCGGTCCGCGGCCTCCCGAATTGCCGAGATAGCGGCGGCATGGGAGTCATGAGTGCTGTGCGAGAAATTCAATCGGGCGGCATCCATGCCGGCCCCGATCAGGCGATCGAGCATCTCCAACGAATCACTGGCTGGGCCGATAGTAGAAACAATCTTGGCTTTTCGCATGCGCTCGTACACTCTTGACAAGACAATAGCAGCGGCCCACAGTTGCGTCGAGCAATTCCTTTAGACTTTTCGGACGCGAGGGACCATGCAGCCTACCACAAACGCCCTGCATTTCGTGACTGTCGAAGGTCTCCTGGCCTATGGAGAACGTTTCGCGACCGCCTCGGCTCGAGAACCGGGCATGCCGACGATGCCGCCGGCGTCAACGAACCGGGCCGGTCGCACGCCGGCTGCGATGGACGCGATCCGGCTCTTCGTCGATCGTGCAGGCCAGGGGTTCGACGATGCGGAAGCCTATCGGGGAGCCAGGCGCGCCGTCATCGACGACGCCTGCGCCGGAGACGAATTGGTCTTCTTTGCCGCCTGGAACCGACTGTTGGCCGAGGGGGCGCTGGCACCGCTGCTCCGCGCGCCGATCCGCACGATTGTGAAGCCAACCACGCGCCGACCGGTGGCGATCGTGCCGCGCGCGCAACTCACGCCGCAACTGGCCGAAGGACGCATTGTCTTGGATCTGGGCGACGAGCGTTTTTGGCTCTTGCCGCGGGATCTTGCCGACCGCACGCTGTTCTTTACCATGCGCCACGGTATCTCCCGCGTGGAGAGTAAGACTCACCGAGTCGGGCGACGATTGGCCAATCAATTGGATTCGGAACGAGGCGTTCAGCGTGCGGATTCCGTCGGTGCCGCGCTCGCACGCATGGTCGGTGTGGTGGGGCAACAATTGGATTTTCTCCACCTCTCCAATTACCTGGACCCGCAGACGTTCCTCCATTACATCAGTCGAAGCCCCAATACGCGGCAGCTGTACGAACGCGTGATTGCTGCCTTGGTACAGTCCCCCGCCTCCTCGATCGAACCGGCCTGGGAAGCGGCGCTGGAGTCGTCGGATTTCGGCTGGCTCACGGGAGTGGAGAAAAGCATCGAGGCGGAGGAACTCGCCACCGCGTTCGGCGTGGACGTCAAAACAGCCAAGCGTTTGATCAAGGATCCTCTGTATTGTTATCCGGGCGGCAACTCCTTCTTCGATCTCTACGTCGATGTCATCGACGGCCTGCACAAGCTGGGGGCCGCACGCAGCGGCAAAGTGGCGTGCCTCTACACCCATAGTTCGACGCTTCGGGCGCTCATGATTTACTTGGACCCGAGGCCTTTCCACGAAGCCTTCACCGAATTCAGCGACTACAAGGAAAGTCAGGACAACGTCGTCTTGCTCACCTATGAACATGGGCGTTTGTCGGGGTATTCCACCGCGGTCGGACTGTCGGAACGGGAACGAACGGTGCGGGAGAGCTGGCTGAGCACCGAGCAGGTCCGGAAGGACCGGGTAGCCCTACGACCGCGACAAATCAAGCGCATTATCGCATTGGTGTCCGGGGGTGATTTCGCCGGGGCCGGTGCGGCGCTGAAGGAACTGCGCGTGACAGGGAATCGGTTCGGCCTGGACATTCATTTCGTCCGCCATGGATTTCTCGGCCTCGCGAACAATTGGATCGAAGTCGTCACGGAGGAGGATACGCGTGGACTGAGCAGCCACGCGAGCAGCCCCATTGGCAGCAGTCGATTCGAAGATTTCAAAGACGAAGCCGTTCAGCGGGCGGCGATGCGGCATCTGGAGCCGTTTATGCAGGACGCCGCGCTGGTCGTGTTGGGGGGAGACGGCAGCCTTCGCGGCGCGCGCGCCATCTTTGAGGCGTTCGGCGTCCAGGTGGTCGGCATCCCCGGCACCATCGACAATAACATCCAGGGCACGACCTCCCTTGGCTTCCACTCCGCCATCGCGTTGGCCAATCAATCCATCGAGTCTCTCAAGGCGACGAGTGCCGCGATGGGAAGCGTGTTCTTCGTCGAGGTGATGGGGGCGGGCTCCGGCCACCTTGCGCTGGCGTGCGCGTACCAGGCGAGAGCGGAAGGTTTGCTGGTCAACGAGCATCCGGATCCGGATGCCTACATCGACGAGATCATCCTGGGTACGCTGAAGCGAACACTCGGGGTTCCGAATAAGAGCCACTTGTTTGTCGTCGCCGAACGGACGCCGCACCGGCATCATCCCGAGGGGGGCGTCCACGGTCTCGTCGACTATGTCGCCTCGGCCATCGCACAATGGCCGCAACGCCAGCGCCGGCCGAATCAGTACGCTCTGACACAGGCCACGAAAGCGACGATCCTCGGGCACACGCTCCGCGGAGCTCCGCCGACACCGGAGGATAAATCGATCGCACAGCATCTGGCCTATGAGGCCGTCATCCGATTGGTCCGGCGTCCCGAGGACGCCGTCGGCTGCATGTTGGCGTATCGCGAGCCCGGAGCGATCGATGCCATTCCGCTCCATGCCGTGGCGCCCAAACAGTTCGATTGGGAGGTGTTCGCCCGCATGCATGGCACGGAACTCTAGCGTTGCCGGTTAGCGCGGCGCAAACGGACCGTCGGCGACGTGCAATCATCATGCGATCGCTCGCGCGAGTACCATGAGTGACCAGGTACCTCCACGGATCTATTGCATTCCTGCGACTGACGCTCCCATCGTGGCCGTGTTCCGACGCGGGCCGACCAACTGGGCTCATGTCGGGCGGTGGGACGTCGCCAATCTGCGGTATGAGCCGGGAGCGTGGCTCACGGGGCGACTGTTCCCTCGGCGAAGCGATGTGTCCCCGGACGGGAAATTTCTGTGCTATTTCGCCCACAAGCCCGACGCGACGTGGGAGTTGGGCGATGCGTATGTGTCAGTCTCCAAACTGCCGTGGCTGACGGCCTTACACGCGTTCGGCACCTGCGGGACCTGGACGCGCGGATATTTCTTCACGAACGATGCGGGCAAACCGGACGACGGTATGCCGGAACTGCCGATTCCATATCAGCTTCGGGCCATCCAGGCGGTGCAGTTTGAAACGGAACGGCGTCGTGGATGGGAAGAAGCGCCGGACTGCCCTCCGCGGGATCCACGAGATGCGTGGGACGAGCGGCGCAACGCCCGCATGCAGAAGCGGCAACCGGGCGGCTCTGGGCTGCTCTGCGTGGAAAGTGTGGGGCTCGCAGGAGGAGAATTCGGTGCCCAACAGGCGATCGATGGTCTGTTTGTGCGGTATTCGCTCGAAGCCGATGGCCATCTGACGGTCCGGGATGAATGGCAATGGGCAGACTGGGACCGGCAAGGGCGCCTGCTCGCCGCGACTCGAAGCGGGAAGCTCCAAGTATTGAATTTAGAGACGGATCCCGCAACCGTCGTATTCGAAGAGGACTTGTCGGGACTCCGACCGACGCCTGTCCCCCCACCCGATTGGGCCAATACCTGGTGATCGCCTTATGGTCGACAAAGTCCGTTAGGGAGCGGCCGGGAGCCGGTAGAGGATCGCGGGTTTCTGGGGATCCGCGGCGTCAGCCACGTAGGTAGTCTGGACCGGTTTGGGGCCGGAGAATGTTTCCGCCACCTGCTCCATCTTTAGAGATTGGTCACCGAATCCTTTGACCCAGGTTGAAATGAGTGCCTCCAACTCTCTGGATGAGGATGCCGCCTGATCCGTGGTTGTGGCCAGCGTCAGAGCCTTGTCGAGTTCAGGAACCGGCTCCTTGCTGAAGACCACATAGCTAGGACGAATGGCCTGCTCCCGCGCATCGGCCAGAAGGATGACCTCGTAAGGGCGGTCCGGTCGCGCGGGCGCCGGCGTCGTCCCCTGACTGCCAGCCGGTGACACAACCGTCCATCCTCCGCTTGCATCTCCCATGATCACGTATAGGTACCCCGGTTGGTTGACTTCGACGGTGAGTCGGGGGATCGCAAAACCCTGGCTCAACGGCCCCGTCTGCCTTCCCTTCATCGCGGGTTGCTTGTGGTGAAACCGCAATGCCAGCGGGTACCCGCTTTGATTCCGCGTAGCGTCGGTTTTCCGATCGTCAATCGTGGTCGTGTTCTCTGCAGCATCGGACTCCTGGTTCTTGGAGAGTGCCCCTAGGATCTGATGTCGCTCGAGTGACCCGGGTTGAACGTCGTTGGCACGACCGGTGGAGGGCGTTTCGTCGGCCGAGGCCCCTCGAACGTCGAGCGCTCCCGCAAATAGCGTGCGGGCGTTCCCGACGACGGGACGCTCGAGATTATCGACAAACGGAAGAGGCTGTGTTGGCTGTTCGGCCGCTTGGACCGACGAGCGGGTAGCAGCTACGACCGATTCGGGTTCCATCTCGAGGCTCGGTTCGGGTTCAGGAACCGCCTCCGGTTCTGGTGTGGAAGGCAAATCCGTCTCGGCCTTCTGCTCGACCTCTGGTGTGACTTCAGGCGTGAGGGAGTCCTCCGGAACCTCCGGGACGGATGCCGAAGTATCGCCGGTCATGGCTGGAACTTCCGAAGCGCCT harbors:
- a CDS encoding pyruvate kinase, with the protein product MRKAKIVSTIGPASDSLEMLDRLIGAGMDAARLNFSHSTHDSHAAAISAIREAADRRGTTVAIIQDLQGPRLRVGELPEAGVDVTAGQTVRLRPTGATTDRTLDPGTRGHSEVIEIPVAYQSLTRDLRPGARILINDGSVELVADRIGEGAVDCLVETGGWIGSHKGINLPGTDVSAPALTDKDRDDIRFGVSHQVDYIALSFVRGPDDIRMARRVVEACGGHQPIIAKIERAEALTALDAILDAADGVMIARGDLGVEMGPEFVPMLQKRIIAEANRRRRLVITATQMLESMIQQPRPTRAEASDVANAVLDGTDAVMLSAETAVGAHAYASVKVMDRIIRAAETGAETETKSRQEPERDNESIPEAICTAAFYAVSSIRARAIVAFSELGRTAQLISKQRPAAPIIAFTPHEFVRRQMALYWGVIPRTMMPIDQTDTRVDEAVRRVKGEGLVKTGERVVILSGTSIGYPGGTNYLKLQEVD